In Zingiber officinale cultivar Zhangliang unplaced genomic scaffold, Zo_v1.1 ctg178, whole genome shotgun sequence, a genomic segment contains:
- the LOC122036586 gene encoding uncharacterized protein LOC122036586, which yields MPKQKCRTINKRKQRKRSTLCSESLNNEQLNPCDLNPQMSSITLPSISVEHSFPLNARSKESTDSSRKVDPKKPWYQRLMEVVILWKSVRKSPAVESRMDSANTGKSKLRKCSSLKVASSFTRVCFCAPISSYNEVFRTDVPPRRSFSYPSSKAFAPPLPRVVGTANSVEMRRVFRGKSLTDDTLMRRFVVEEEAMMQLKRRNQMEFMRKRNAMKRKKLGPSPLCRMAMAGED from the exons ATGCCAAAGCAAAAGTGTCGCACAATAAACAAAAGAAAGCAGAGGAAAAGGAGCACTCTGTGCTCAGAATCTCTTAACAATGAACAGCTCAATCCTTGCGACTTGAATCCACAGATGAGCTCCATCACCCTCCCCTCCATTTCTGTCGAGCATTCCTTCCCTCTTAATGCAAGATCAAAAGAATCCACAGACAGTTCAAGAAAGGTCGATCCCAA AAAGCCATGGTACCAAAGGTTGATGGAGGTTGTGATTCTATGGAAGAGTGTGAGAAAGTCTCCGGCAGTAGAAAGCAGAATGGATTCAGCAAACACCGGCAAGTCAAAGTTGAGGAAATGCTCCTCTTTGAAGGTCGCGTCTTCCTTCACTCGAGTGTGTTTTTGCGCTCCGATCTCATCCTACAATGAGGTGTTTCGCACCGATGTCCCCCCGAGAAGGAGCTTCAGCTATCCGAGCTCGAAAGCCTTTGCGCCGCCGTTGCCTCGGGTCGTCGGCACGGCGAATTCAGTGGAAATGAGGAGAGTTTTCAGGGGCAAGTCGCTGACAGATGATACGTTGATGAGGAGGTTTGTGGTGGAGGAGGAAGCAATGATGCAGCTGAAGAGGAGGAACCAGATGGAATTTATGAGGAAGAGGAACGccatgaagaggaagaagctcgGGCCTAGTCCTCTCTGTAGAATGGCAATGGCGGGAGAAGATtga
- the LOC122036597 gene encoding protein SHORT-ROOT-like encodes MQNPPPPITSARQLDLDLDPLLSVEPAKPWAADLLRDCARAFADKDSANLHRLLWMLNELASPYGDCEQRLAYAFLQALFCRATASGDHCYSTSLAVAERAVSFASARRLALKFQEAAPWSTFGHVAANGALLQALDGEPALHIVDVSDTFCTQWPTLLEALASRADADAPRVRLTVVSSTAAGVVAEIGARIEKFARLMGVPLEFRAIAAPALPRLADALRPEKLELREGEAVAVNCVGALRRAGCGDSRDSFLRAAAALRPRVLTVVEDEADFGAAGEFMESFEECLRFYGSYFEMLEESFPATCNERLALERECFRSLVGLLACEGGADAVVDGERRERGRQWCRRLERCGFETFGISDDVIDDLKALLKRYRPGWSLLPAEGETSGMYLTWKENPVVWACAWKPK; translated from the coding sequence atgCAGAACCCACCACCTCCGATCACGTCCGCTCGCCAACTCGACCTCGACCTCGATCCTTTATTATCCGTCGAGCCTGCCAAGCCGTGGGCCGCCGACCTCCTCCGCGACTGCGCCCGCGCCTTCGCGGACAAGGACTCTGCTAACCTGCACCGCCTCCTCTGGATGCTCAACGAGCTCGCCTCCCCCTACGGCGACTGCGAGCAGCGCCTCGCCTATGCCTTCCTGCAGGCCCTCTTCTGCCGAGCCACAGCCTCCGGCGACCACTGCTACAGCACCTCCCTCGCCGTCGCCGAACGCGCCGTCTCCTTCGCCTCAGCCCGCCGCCTCGCCCTCAAGTTCCAGGAGGCTGCCCCGTGGTCCACTTTCGGCCACGTCGCCGCCAACGGCGCCCTCCTCCAGGCCCTCGACGGCGAGCCTGCTCTCCACATCGTCGACGTCAGCGACACCTTCTGCACCCAGTGGCCCACGCTCCTCGAGGCCCTCGCCTCGCGCGCCGACGCAGACGCCCCCCGCGTCCGGCTCACCGTCGTCTCCTCCACGGCCGCTGGCGTCGTGGCCGAGATCGGAGCGCGCATCGAGAAGTTCGCGCGGCTTATGGGCGTGCCGCTCGAGTTCCGCGCTATCGCCGCCCCCGCGCTGCCGCGCCTCGCCGACGCGCTGCGCCCCGAGAAGCTCGAGCTCCGCGAAGGGGAGGCCGTCGCGGTGAACTGCGTCGGCGCTCTTCGGCGAGCCGGGTGCGGGGATTCGCGGGACTCGTTCCTACGGGCCGCGGCGGCGCTGCGGCCGAGGGTCTTGACCGTAGTGGAGGACGAGGCGGACTTCGGCGCCGCCGGCGAGTTCATGGAGTCCTTCGAGGAGTGCCTGCGGTTCTACGGCTCCTATTTCGAGATGCTGGAGGAGAGCTTCCCGGCGACGTGCAACGAGCGGCTTGCTCTGGAGAGGGAGTGCTTCCGGAGCCTCGTCGGACTGCTGGCATGCGAGGGCGGCGCCGACGCAGTGGTGGACGGTGAGCGAAGGGAGAGAGGGAGGCAGTGGTGCCGACGGTTGGAGCGGTGCGGCTTCGAGACGTTCGGCATCAGCGACGACGTCATCGATGACTTGAAGGCGTTGCTGAAGCGGTACCGGCCGGGATGGTCGCTGCTGCCGGCGGAGGGGGAGACGTCGGGCATGTACCTAACGTGGAAGGAGAATCCAGTCGTGTGGGCTTGCGCGTGGAAACCCAAATAA
- the LOC122036590 gene encoding probable membrane-associated 30 kDa protein, chloroplastic isoform X1: MVDIDQSDQSPLAVPLLARSSGKKLGSNRCRSIRIARASFLRLGAFFFPSPRMALKASVSFVPLPSSSSSPYRAAPSRRVLLVTRMLRNSFLNGGVGSLKAREINSSRIKQLKCHPYGGGSLVVQMNLFDRLARVVKSYANAILSSMEDPEKILDQAVLEMNDDLTKMRQATAQVLASQKRLENKYKATQQASDEWYRKAQLALGKGDEDLAREALKRRKSYADNASSLKAQLDQQRAVVDNLVSNTKLLESKIQEARSKKDTLKARAQSAKTATKVSEMLGNVDTSSALSAFEKMEEKVLAMESQAEALNQLTTDDLEGKFALLESSSVEDDLATLKKELSGRSPKGELPAGRTAVSSSNISSPFRDMDIERELNELRKKANEY; the protein is encoded by the exons ATGGTTGACATTGACCAGAGTGATCAGTCGCCGCTCGCGGTGCCTCTTCTCGCTCGCTCTTCCGGTAAGAAATTGGGAAGCAATCGCTGCAGGTCGATACGTATAGCTAGGGCTTCTTTTCTGAGGCTCGGTGCTTTTTTTTTTCCCTCCCCGAGGATGGCGTTGAAGGCGTCTGTGAGCTTTGTGCCACTaccgtcgtcgtcgtcctctccGTATAGAGCTGCCCCCTCGCGGCGGGTTCTTTTGGTTACCAGAATGCTGAGGAACTCGTTCTTAAACGGAGGAG TGGGATCCCTAAAAGCTAGAGAAATAAATTCGTCCAGAATTAAGCAGCTGAAATGTCATCCATATGGTGGAGGTTCTCTCGTTGTTCAGATGAATCTTTTTGATCGGTTAGCAAGGGTAGTCAAG TCATATGCAAATGCTATTTTGAGTTCAATGGAAGATCCAGAAAAGATTTTGGACCAAGCTGTTCTGGAAATGAATGATGATTTGACAAAGATGCGCCAAGCTACAGCACAG GTATTAGCATCACAGAAACGACTAGAGAACAAGTATAAAGCTACTCAACAGGCATCTGATGAATG GTATAGAAAGGCTCAGCTTGCTCTTGGAAAAGGAGATGAGGACCTTGCACGTGAGGCTCTCAAGAGGAGGAAATCTTATGCT GACAATGCTAGCTCTTTAAAAGCTCAGCTGGATCAACAGAGAGCTGTGGTAGATAATCTTGTCTCCAATACTAAG CTTTTAGAGAGCAAGATACAGGAGGCCAGGTCAAAGAAAGACACTCTGAAAGCTCGTGCACAATCTGCAAA AACTGCAACAAAAGTTAGTGAGATGCTGGGAAATGTCGATACAAGCAGTGCACTTTCAGCATTTGAAAAGATGGAGGAAAAAG TATTGGCTATGGAATCCCAAGCAGAAGCACTTAATCAGTTGACAACTGATGATCTAGAAGGAAAG TTTGCACTGCTTGAGAGCTCATCAGTAGAGGATGATCTTGCAACGCTGAAGAAGGAATTGTCAGGGAGGTCCCCG AAAGGGGAGCTCCCTGCTGGTAGAACTGCTGTTAGCAGCTCAAATATCTCTTCCCCTTTCCGTGATATGGACATTGAGAGGGAGCTCAATGAACTAAGGAAAAAAGCCAATGAATACTAG
- the LOC122036590 gene encoding probable membrane-associated 30 kDa protein, chloroplastic isoform X2 encodes MALKASVSFVPLPSSSSSPYRAAPSRRVLLVTRMLRNSFLNGGVGSLKAREINSSRIKQLKCHPYGGGSLVVQMNLFDRLARVVKSYANAILSSMEDPEKILDQAVLEMNDDLTKMRQATAQVLASQKRLENKYKATQQASDEWYRKAQLALGKGDEDLAREALKRRKSYADNASSLKAQLDQQRAVVDNLVSNTKLLESKIQEARSKKDTLKARAQSAKTATKVSEMLGNVDTSSALSAFEKMEEKVLAMESQAEALNQLTTDDLEGKFALLESSSVEDDLATLKKELSGRSPKGELPAGRTAVSSSNISSPFRDMDIERELNELRKKANEY; translated from the exons ATGGCGTTGAAGGCGTCTGTGAGCTTTGTGCCACTaccgtcgtcgtcgtcctctccGTATAGAGCTGCCCCCTCGCGGCGGGTTCTTTTGGTTACCAGAATGCTGAGGAACTCGTTCTTAAACGGAGGAG TGGGATCCCTAAAAGCTAGAGAAATAAATTCGTCCAGAATTAAGCAGCTGAAATGTCATCCATATGGTGGAGGTTCTCTCGTTGTTCAGATGAATCTTTTTGATCGGTTAGCAAGGGTAGTCAAG TCATATGCAAATGCTATTTTGAGTTCAATGGAAGATCCAGAAAAGATTTTGGACCAAGCTGTTCTGGAAATGAATGATGATTTGACAAAGATGCGCCAAGCTACAGCACAG GTATTAGCATCACAGAAACGACTAGAGAACAAGTATAAAGCTACTCAACAGGCATCTGATGAATG GTATAGAAAGGCTCAGCTTGCTCTTGGAAAAGGAGATGAGGACCTTGCACGTGAGGCTCTCAAGAGGAGGAAATCTTATGCT GACAATGCTAGCTCTTTAAAAGCTCAGCTGGATCAACAGAGAGCTGTGGTAGATAATCTTGTCTCCAATACTAAG CTTTTAGAGAGCAAGATACAGGAGGCCAGGTCAAAGAAAGACACTCTGAAAGCTCGTGCACAATCTGCAAA AACTGCAACAAAAGTTAGTGAGATGCTGGGAAATGTCGATACAAGCAGTGCACTTTCAGCATTTGAAAAGATGGAGGAAAAAG TATTGGCTATGGAATCCCAAGCAGAAGCACTTAATCAGTTGACAACTGATGATCTAGAAGGAAAG TTTGCACTGCTTGAGAGCTCATCAGTAGAGGATGATCTTGCAACGCTGAAGAAGGAATTGTCAGGGAGGTCCCCG AAAGGGGAGCTCCCTGCTGGTAGAACTGCTGTTAGCAGCTCAAATATCTCTTCCCCTTTCCGTGATATGGACATTGAGAGGGAGCTCAATGAACTAAGGAAAAAAGCCAATGAATACTAG
- the LOC122036596 gene encoding uncharacterized protein LOC122036596: MRAPSLLAQCLPALMPHDKVSQTGVPAVSERDLHLPSPAVEVIPSKNAHPYKYAGENVDLQGLKLFKGRISVTDMIGFSSLETSSSKSDGSLKCWESSTDLLSILKLEIRDGLLSFRGKRILELGCGYGLAGTFACLKGASTVHFHDLSAETIRCATIPNVLANIEQARDKQSRQPESPLTPSRQQLTSDVHFYAGDWEELHTVLSVVRVEGLDLSQGASLSFSEDDFMEACSSQDDSVLAHEADSRRSRKLSGSRAWERGSETHPGDAGYDVILITEIPQSVNSLRKLYTLITKCLRPPYGVLYLAVKKNFIGSSGVVRQLRALVDEEGIFGIHIVTEVTDRDIWKFFFK, from the exons ATGAGGGCACCGTCTCTCCTTGCGCAATGCTTGCCGGCGTTGATGCCGCATGACAAGGTTAGCCAGACTGGTGTTCCTGCTGTCTCTGAGAGGGATTTACACCTTCCTTCTCCTGCTGTTGAAGTTATTCCTTCTAAG AATGCACATCCATACAAATATGCTGGGGAAAATGTTGATCTGCAAGGGCTCAAACTTTTCAAG GGAAGAATCAGTGTAACAGATATGATTGGATTTTCAAGTTTGGAGACGTCATCATCCAAATCTGATG GATCTCTTAAATGCTGGGAGAGTTCAACAGATCTCTTAAGTATTCTTAAACTAGAGATTCgtgatgggctcctaagtttcaGAGGCAAAAGGATTCTAGAG CTTGGTTGCGGTTATGGTTTAGCTGGGACTTTCGCCTGCCTTAAG GGTGCTTCTACAGTTCATTTTCATGATCTGAGTGCAGAAACTATAAGATGTGCAACCATACCAAATGTCCTTGCAAATATTGAGCAGGCTAGGGACAAGCAGAGTCGCCAACCAGAGAGCCCTCTCACTCCATCACGACAGCAGTTAACTTCTGATGTTCATTTCTATGCTGGGGATTGGGAGGAGCTCCATACAGTCTTATCAGTGGTGAGAGTGGAAGGTCTTGACTTGTCACAGGGGGCTAGCCTTAGCTTCTCTGAGGATGACTTTATGGAGGCATGTAGCAGTCAAGATGACAGTGTGCTTGCTCATGAAGCTGATTCAAGACGATCAAGAAAGCTTTCTGGAAGCCGGGCCTGGGAAAGAGGAAGTGAGACACACCCAGGAGACGCTGGCTATGATGTCATTTTAATCACTGAGATTCCTCAATCAGTAAATTCCTTGAGGAAACTATATACACTTATAACAAAG TGCTTACGGCCACCGTATGGAGTCTTGTATTTGGCTGTGAAGAAAAACTTCATAGGTTCCAGTGGTGTTGTGCGGCAGTTAAGAGCCTTGGTGGATGAGGAAGGCATTTTCGGCATCCATATCGTTACCGAGGTCACTGATAGGGATATCTGGAAATTCTTTTTCAAGTGA